The Macrococcoides canis genome has a window encoding:
- the rsmI gene encoding 16S rRNA (cytidine(1402)-2'-O)-methyltransferase, translating into MTGVLYLVGTPIGNLEDITFRAVRILKEVDYIYCEDTRVTRTLTMHYNIDTPLKSYHEHNKDKVTHQLIETLLSGNHIALVSDAGLPLISDPGYELVVECRDKGIKVETIPGPNAALSALMTSGISSYSFIFDGFLPRKDKEKKKRLESLMTLPHTAIIYESPFRVKHTIETIMEIDATRKVAIARELTKKFEQVETANVKAIYNKLDNEINLKGEFVIIIDAINEADKVHWWADLTVYEHVIHYIEAGMRSKEAIKQTAVDRDIKKNEVYEIYHIEH; encoded by the coding sequence ATGACCGGGGTATTATACTTAGTAGGTACACCAATAGGAAATTTGGAAGATATCACATTTCGGGCGGTTAGAATATTAAAAGAAGTGGATTATATATATTGTGAAGATACGCGTGTCACGAGAACCTTGACGATGCATTATAATATCGATACGCCTCTTAAGAGTTATCATGAACATAATAAAGATAAAGTCACGCATCAGCTGATTGAAACATTATTATCAGGCAATCATATCGCGCTCGTATCAGATGCAGGATTACCACTGATTAGTGACCCGGGTTATGAGCTCGTAGTTGAATGCCGTGATAAAGGAATTAAAGTTGAAACAATACCTGGCCCAAATGCTGCACTTTCGGCACTTATGACAAGTGGTATTTCTTCATATTCATTTATTTTTGATGGCTTTTTACCACGTAAAGATAAAGAGAAGAAAAAGAGGTTAGAATCGTTGATGACGTTGCCTCATACCGCAATTATTTATGAATCACCGTTTCGTGTGAAACACACGATTGAAACGATAATGGAAATCGATGCAACAAGAAAAGTCGCTATCGCAAGAGAATTAACTAAGAAATTCGAACAAGTGGAGACAGCGAATGTCAAAGCAATCTATAATAAATTAGACAATGAAATCAACTTGAAGGGTGAATTTGTAATCATAATCGATGCAATAAATGAAGCGGATAAAGTACATTGGTGGGCAGATCTTACTGTGTATGAGCATGTAATACATTATATTGAAGCAGGCATGCGATCTAAAGAAGCAATCAAACAAACCGCAGTTGATAGAGATATAAAGAAGAATGAGGTATATGAAATTTATCATATTGAACATTAA
- a CDS encoding GIY-YIG nuclease family protein has product MDKHYVYILKCADDSLYTGYTTHLDRRLAIHSRGKGAKYTRVRLPVERVYDESFDTKREAMQREYAIKQMTRAQKLKLIKGDLS; this is encoded by the coding sequence ATGGATAAACATTATGTCTATATACTGAAATGTGCGGATGATTCCCTTTATACAGGGTATACAACGCATCTAGATAGAAGGTTAGCTATACATAGTAGAGGAAAAGGTGCAAAGTATACAAGGGTAAGATTACCTGTTGAACGCGTATATGATGAAAGCTTTGATACGAAACGAGAAGCAATGCAAAGAGAATATGCGATAAAACAAATGACTAGAGCTCAGAAACTTAAGCTCATAAAAGGAGACTTATCATGA
- a CDS encoding tRNA1(Val) (adenine(37)-N6)-methyltransferase, translating to MLKENERFDQLLKENLSIIQNDDVFSFSTDALLLAHFTQLRAKDKIMDLCSGNGVIPLLLSSRTATAIEAVEIQEVLFDMAVRTIRYNDLASQIKMHHMDLKDVGNTFLPSQFDVVTCNPPYFRENQSYQHLKEAHRIARHEVMCTFMDCVRAANHLLKQGGKMVIVQRADRLADVIVDMRMGGIEPKRLIPIYSKKSKAQAITVIVEGIKGGKPDMKIQPPFYIYDEDGSYSLQMQEVYYG from the coding sequence ATGTTAAAAGAAAATGAACGATTTGATCAGCTTTTAAAAGAAAATCTATCTATCATTCAAAATGATGATGTATTTTCATTTTCAACAGATGCTTTATTGCTGGCTCATTTCACTCAATTACGTGCTAAAGATAAAATAATGGATCTCTGTTCTGGTAATGGGGTTATACCTTTGCTCTTGTCGTCTCGCACAGCAACGGCTATAGAGGCGGTAGAAATTCAAGAAGTATTATTTGATATGGCGGTACGTACAATCCGATATAACGATTTAGCATCTCAAATAAAAATGCATCATATGGACCTTAAGGACGTCGGTAATACATTCTTGCCAAGCCAATTTGATGTTGTTACATGCAATCCACCTTATTTCAGAGAGAATCAATCTTATCAACATTTAAAGGAAGCGCATCGTATTGCCCGTCATGAAGTAATGTGTACATTCATGGATTGTGTACGTGCTGCAAACCACTTACTTAAGCAAGGTGGGAAGATGGTAATTGTTCAACGTGCCGACCGATTAGCAGATGTTATCGTCGATATGAGAATGGGCGGCATTGAACCGAAACGACTCATTCCCATTTACTCCAAAAAATCTAAAGCTCAAGCAATTACCGTGATTGTCGAGGGCATTAAAGGTGGTAAACCAGATATGAAAATACAGCCACCATTTTATATATATGATGAGGATGGAAGCTATAGTTTACAGATGCAAGAGGTTTATTATGGATAA
- the yabA gene encoding DNA replication initiation control protein YabA, with product MNRDEMLMKLSQLEKDINQINESYEQLKTMVVELVEENVTLNLENDNLQMFIHEPKQEEAKAPKKQKVLQSKDNLAMLYAEGFHICPTDLFGKHRGGEGCIFCLNLLSDHK from the coding sequence TTGAATCGAGACGAAATGTTGATGAAACTTTCGCAACTTGAAAAAGACATTAATCAAATTAACGAAAGCTATGAACAGTTAAAAACAATGGTTGTGGAACTCGTTGAAGAAAATGTCACATTAAATTTAGAAAACGATAACTTACAGATGTTTATCCATGAACCAAAACAAGAAGAGGCGAAAGCGCCAAAGAAACAAAAAGTACTGCAAAGTAAAGATAACCTTGCAATGCTTTACGCAGAAGGCTTTCATATATGTCCTACAGACTTATTTGGAAAACATCGTGGCGGCGAAGGGTGTATTTTCTGCTTAAACTTATTATCTGATCACAAATAA
- a CDS encoding PSP1 domain-containing protein, translating into MIEIIGVKFHRAGRTEYYSPGNEQFNKNEYVVINHKKRGMELARVVIPNKEINEDEVVMPVAVIHRRATEEDLIKYEQNMVDADIALEICKKHVKNHQLDMRLVNAAYTLDKGKVIFNFTASERVDFRELVKSLAYDLKTRIELRQIGVRDEAKILGGIGPCGRSLCCATYLGDFEPVSIKMAKDQNLSLNPTKISGACGRLMCCLKYENDYYEETRRKLPDIGAIIDTPHGKGKVIGLNILDVTMQIKVPEIEAPIEFHIDEVEV; encoded by the coding sequence ATGATAGAAATTATAGGTGTCAAGTTTCACAGAGCTGGGCGTACAGAATATTACAGTCCGGGTAATGAACAATTTAATAAAAATGAGTATGTCGTAATCAATCATAAGAAACGTGGTATGGAATTAGCACGTGTCGTAATACCGAATAAGGAAATTAATGAAGATGAAGTTGTGATGCCAGTTGCGGTGATTCACAGAAGAGCTACTGAAGAGGACCTTATAAAGTATGAACAGAACATGGTAGATGCAGATATCGCACTTGAAATTTGCAAAAAACATGTTAAAAATCATCAGCTTGATATGCGTCTCGTGAATGCGGCTTATACTTTAGATAAAGGAAAAGTTATATTTAATTTTACTGCTAGTGAACGTGTGGACTTTAGAGAACTTGTAAAAAGTTTAGCATATGATTTAAAAACACGTATTGAACTTAGACAAATTGGTGTTAGAGATGAAGCGAAGATTCTAGGTGGTATAGGACCTTGTGGTAGAAGTCTGTGTTGTGCAACGTATCTCGGAGACTTTGAACCTGTATCCATTAAGATGGCTAAAGATCAAAATTTGTCGTTGAATCCTACAAAAATTTCAGGTGCATGTGGACGTTTGATGTGCTGCTTAAAATATGAAAATGATTATTATGAAGAAACGAGAAGAAAACTTCCAGATATCGGTGCAATCATTGATACACCACACGGTAAAGGAAAAGTTATCGGACTTAATATATTAGATGTTACAATGCAGATAAAAGTACCGGAAATTGAAGCGCCAATTGAATTCCATATAGATGAAGTAGAAGTTTAG
- a CDS encoding DNA polymerase III subunit delta' C-terminal domain-containing protein, with translation MQQQLMQAIKNDKLSHAYLFEGSNKQALKEEAISFASAIICGDDEICHTRIAAHNHSDFLIMETEEATIKKEMIEEVLHKMNQKPIEGSYKVYIIVDFDKVTTQGENSILKFLEEPPGNTIALLLTSAPNEILPTIHSRCQHISVQDRQDISLTLSGQIPVPILMTLSKLLMSEDEAISWYTEKNFGEVRSQVVNWLQTLLNGDMMGLIQVSELQSHISERVSQQIALDMVQLFLQDILYLQLNEQSVSSFPDYEVVIQRISQKITIQQSINMIEAALSAKQKLLQYVNAALVFEQMAIKIVGEVRT, from the coding sequence ATGCAACAACAATTAATGCAAGCAATAAAAAACGATAAGCTCAGTCATGCATATTTGTTTGAAGGTTCTAATAAGCAGGCATTAAAAGAAGAAGCAATCAGTTTCGCTTCAGCAATTATTTGTGGCGATGATGAAATTTGTCATACTAGAATAGCTGCGCATAACCATTCGGATTTTTTGATTATGGAAACAGAAGAAGCTACGATAAAAAAAGAGATGATTGAAGAAGTACTACATAAAATGAATCAAAAACCGATTGAAGGGTCATATAAAGTTTATATTATCGTTGATTTTGATAAAGTGACAACACAAGGGGAGAACAGCATTCTTAAATTTCTGGAAGAGCCACCAGGGAATACAATTGCATTATTGTTAACAAGTGCACCAAATGAAATACTGCCGACAATTCATTCGAGATGTCAACATATTTCAGTACAGGACAGACAGGATATCTCTTTGACATTAAGTGGACAAATTCCTGTGCCTATACTTATGACATTATCGAAATTATTGATGAGTGAAGACGAGGCAATTTCTTGGTACACAGAGAAAAACTTTGGAGAAGTTAGAAGCCAGGTTGTAAACTGGTTACAGACATTATTAAATGGTGATATGATGGGGCTTATTCAAGTTTCGGAATTACAATCGCACATCTCAGAACGTGTATCTCAACAAATTGCACTGGATATGGTGCAATTATTTTTGCAGGACATACTGTATCTTCAACTAAATGAACAGTCAGTAAGCAGCTTTCCTGATTATGAAGTTGTTATACAACGGATCAGTCAAAAAATTACGATTCAACAATCGATTAATATGATTGAAGCAGCGCTTAGTGCAAAGCAGAAATTATTACAATATGTAAATGCAGCATTAGTGTTTGAGCAGATGGCAATAAAAATTGTAGGTGAGGTTAGAACATGA
- a CDS encoding cyclic-di-AMP receptor produces MKMVIAIVQDQDSQTLSDELTKHNFRTTKLASTGGFLRAGNTTFLCGVEDERVDELLNLINMKCRNREQTITPVTPMGGNADAYIPFPVEVEVGGATVFVMPIEQFHQF; encoded by the coding sequence ATGAAAATGGTAATAGCAATCGTACAGGATCAAGATAGCCAGACGCTATCTGATGAACTGACTAAGCATAACTTTAGAACTACTAAATTGGCATCAACAGGTGGTTTTTTGCGTGCTGGGAATACGACATTCTTATGTGGTGTAGAAGATGAACGTGTTGATGAATTATTGAATCTTATCAATATGAAATGCAGAAATAGAGAGCAGACGATTACTCCAGTCACACCAATGGGTGGCAATGCTGATGCATACATTCCTTTTCCGGTTGAAGTAGAAGTTGGTGGAGCAACTGTATTTGTTATGCCGATTGAACAATTTCATCAGTTTTAA
- the tmk gene encoding dTMP kinase has translation MSYFITIEGPEGSGKTTVIKAIADQLMARFSVVCTREPGGIKISEDIRNILLDEANAMDYRTEALLFAASRRQHLAEKVLPALQEGQIVICDRFIDSSLAYQGYARGIGMDEIRAINEFAIEGKYPDLTLYLKVSAETGLNRIKDNSRETNRLDKEAIDFHKRVVEGYDILAKQFPNRIRIIDAEQSAEQVVSESMKWINQLLK, from the coding sequence ATGTCTTATTTTATAACGATAGAAGGCCCAGAAGGTTCAGGAAAGACGACAGTGATTAAAGCGATTGCCGATCAGTTAATGGCACGCTTTAGTGTCGTATGTACTAGAGAGCCTGGAGGTATAAAAATTAGTGAGGACATTCGAAATATATTGCTAGATGAAGCGAATGCAATGGATTATCGTACAGAAGCGCTGTTGTTTGCTGCAAGTAGACGTCAACATCTTGCTGAAAAGGTGTTGCCAGCACTTCAAGAAGGACAAATTGTAATATGCGATCGTTTTATAGATAGTTCACTAGCATATCAAGGCTATGCTAGAGGCATTGGAATGGATGAAATTCGTGCTATTAATGAATTTGCGATTGAAGGTAAATATCCAGATTTAACATTGTATCTTAAAGTTAGTGCTGAGACAGGTTTAAATCGTATTAAAGATAATTCACGTGAAACAAATCGTCTGGATAAAGAAGCAATTGATTTTCATAAACGAGTAGTTGAAGGCTATGACATATTGGCTAAACAGTTCCCTAACCGTATTCGTATTATTGATGCAGAACAGTCAGCGGAACAAGTAGTGTCAGAAAGTATGAAATGGATTAATCAGTTATTGAAATAA
- a CDS encoding aminotransferase class V-fold PLP-dependent enzyme, which translates to MNLNNPILDQMNSHFEGMEPISLHVPGHHYNTIGHLDKLKFKYDVTEIEGMDDYHHPESIILESEKNLSRNDLYKSKYLVGGTTSGILSAILGVLNTHQYESEHCIAIMRNAHKSIINAINIAKSNAYILPTNISEATNEYSGIDLSKINDDILKNVAVVVLTYPNYFGETYPINEVIEFFRTRNIITIIDEAHGAHFDISPTFPSSSINYGADIIVQSYHKTLPAFTMSSVMHIRKDNPYIEDIWRMCSMLQSSSPSYMLMLGLEHAHQFYLAYDDCLFSYRRQELIKTFRDRGFQVIMPSDPLKLMIAHQELSGFQVAELLSQHHIYTELSNEKFALIVLPLWHNEDSYPFNMLLERIRQLKIKDSALKHIVVNDTNILINKNSSDGVMNYRMQSSSKNWVPLSESEGHFSVQPIVPYPPGIPLIMQGEEIKKAVIDGLAKYISNGGKVHGIREGSILVYQ; encoded by the coding sequence ATGAACTTAAATAATCCTATATTGGATCAGATGAATAGCCATTTTGAAGGCATGGAGCCTATTTCATTGCATGTGCCAGGGCATCATTATAATACGATCGGCCATTTAGATAAATTAAAATTTAAATATGATGTAACAGAGATAGAAGGAATGGATGATTATCATCATCCTGAATCAATCATTCTTGAAAGTGAAAAAAATTTATCAAGAAATGATTTATATAAATCTAAGTATTTAGTTGGAGGTACGACGAGTGGTATTTTGTCTGCTATATTAGGTGTATTAAATACACATCAGTATGAGAGTGAACATTGTATTGCTATCATGCGAAATGCACATAAATCTATAATAAACGCTATTAATATAGCTAAGAGCAATGCTTATATACTTCCAACAAATATTTCTGAGGCTACAAATGAATATTCAGGTATAGACTTAAGTAAAATTAACGATGATATTCTAAAGAATGTAGCAGTTGTTGTATTAACTTATCCTAACTATTTTGGAGAAACGTATCCTATAAATGAAGTTATAGAATTTTTTCGAACAAGAAATATTATTACTATAATTGATGAAGCTCATGGGGCACATTTTGATATTTCTCCTACTTTTCCGAGTTCTTCTATTAACTATGGTGCAGATATAATTGTACAGTCTTATCATAAAACATTACCCGCTTTTACAATGAGTTCAGTGATGCATATTAGAAAAGATAATCCATATATTGAAGATATATGGCGTATGTGTTCGATGCTCCAATCTTCTAGTCCATCTTACATGTTAATGTTGGGGTTAGAACATGCGCATCAATTCTATTTAGCGTATGATGATTGTTTATTTTCTTATAGACGGCAGGAATTGATTAAGACATTTAGAGATAGAGGATTTCAAGTGATTATGCCTAGCGATCCTTTAAAATTGATGATTGCACATCAGGAGCTTTCAGGATTTCAAGTTGCTGAGTTGCTAAGTCAGCATCATATATACACTGAGTTAAGCAACGAAAAATTTGCACTTATTGTTCTCCCTTTATGGCATAATGAGGATAGCTATCCATTTAACATGTTGTTAGAAAGAATAAGACAATTAAAGATTAAAGATAGTGCTTTAAAGCATATTGTCGTAAATGATACTAATATTTTAATTAATAAAAATAGTTCAGATGGTGTTATGAATTATCGGATGCAATCTAGTTCTAAAAATTGGGTTCCGTTAAGTGAAAGTGAAGGTCATTTTTCAGTTCAGCCAATCGTTCCCTATCCACCAGGAATACCATTGATTATGCAAGGTGAAGAAATTAAAAAAGCTGTTATTGACGGATTAGCAAAGTACATTTCTAATGGTGGGAAAGTACACGGTATTAGAGAAGGAAGTATTTTAGTTTATCAATAG